A window of Streptomyces sp. SAI-127 contains these coding sequences:
- a CDS encoding MerR family transcriptional regulator: MEWLTIGAFARACRLSPKALRLYDELELLRPARVDAATGYRYYTPAQLEQARLVAWLRRLGMPLARIRTVCALPAAAAADEIRAYWAQVEAETAVRRDLAAFLVDELAATPRKDTTVLELRYSAHSDPGLVRPANQDTAHAGARLLAIADGYGPAGAPASSAAVAALRFLDTADIPAGNVLNLLADAVHGATEAVRDVAAGTDENGTTLTALLWTGSRLALVHIGDSRAYLLRGGALFRITHDHTVVQSLVDEGRLTAEEAGTHPQRALLLKALTTGTPDLKLHDAEPGDRYLLCSDGLSAVVPDTTIRDLLTTATAPDTAVHSLVDAANTAGGPDNVSCVVADVVETVARSPAS; this comes from the coding sequence ATGGAGTGGCTGACGATCGGGGCCTTCGCGCGGGCGTGCCGTCTGTCGCCGAAGGCGTTGCGGCTCTACGACGAGCTGGAGCTGCTGCGTCCGGCCCGCGTCGACGCGGCGACGGGTTACCGCTACTACACGCCGGCCCAGCTGGAACAGGCCCGGCTGGTGGCGTGGCTACGGCGGCTGGGCATGCCGCTGGCCCGGATCCGCACGGTGTGCGCGCTCCCGGCCGCTGCCGCCGCCGACGAGATCCGCGCGTACTGGGCGCAGGTCGAGGCGGAGACGGCCGTACGGCGGGACCTCGCCGCGTTCCTCGTCGACGAACTGGCGGCGACGCCGAGGAAGGACACCACCGTGCTCGAACTGCGGTACTCCGCCCACTCGGACCCGGGCCTGGTCCGCCCCGCCAACCAGGACACCGCCCATGCGGGCGCCCGCCTGCTCGCGATCGCCGACGGATACGGTCCCGCGGGCGCCCCCGCCAGCAGCGCGGCCGTGGCGGCACTGCGGTTCCTGGACACCGCCGACATTCCGGCCGGCAACGTCCTCAACCTCCTGGCGGACGCCGTGCACGGGGCGACCGAGGCGGTACGGGACGTGGCCGCGGGCACCGACGAGAACGGCACGACTTTGACCGCCCTGCTGTGGACCGGCTCCCGCCTCGCCCTCGTGCACATCGGCGATTCCCGCGCCTATCTCCTGCGCGGCGGCGCCCTCTTCCGTATCACCCACGACCACACGGTGGTCCAGTCACTGGTCGACGAGGGCCGGCTGACCGCGGAGGAGGCCGGCACCCACCCCCAACGGGCCCTGCTCCTCAAGGCCCTCACGACCGGCACCCCGGACCTGAAACTGCACGACGCTGAACCCGGCGACCGCTATCTGCTGTGCTCCGACGGCCTCTCGGCCGTCGTCCCCGACACCACCATCCGCGACCTGCTCACCACAGCCACCGCCCCGGACACGGCCGTCCACTCCCTGGTCGACGCGGCGAACACCGCGGGCGGCCCGGACAACGTCAGCTGTGTGGTGGCGGACGTGGTGGAGACGGTGGCCCGGAGCCCTGCATCATGA
- a CDS encoding class I SAM-dependent methyltransferase, with protein MSMSGTDAYEGEPHLPPLVERALAAARNHGFPYSCRPEQGRLLQVLAGGAPTLVGETGTGCGVGLAWLASGARDGVRLLSVERDPERARVAAEVFADRPDVRILHGDWRCIEAYGPYDLLVLDGGGTGKTPDDTPGDPARLLTPGGRIVIDDFTPASDWPPRHGGSVDRPRVFWLEHPALDTVELPLAEDLATLVGTRRRAVGTISAPQPFAAGPT; from the coding sequence ATGTCGATGTCCGGAACCGACGCGTACGAGGGGGAACCCCACCTCCCCCCGCTCGTCGAACGAGCCCTCGCGGCGGCCCGCAACCACGGCTTCCCCTACTCCTGCCGCCCCGAACAGGGCCGTCTGCTGCAGGTTCTGGCGGGCGGGGCCCCGACCCTCGTCGGGGAGACCGGCACGGGCTGCGGGGTGGGCCTGGCCTGGCTGGCCTCGGGGGCGCGGGACGGCGTACGGCTCCTCAGCGTCGAGCGTGACCCGGAGCGCGCCCGCGTCGCCGCCGAGGTCTTCGCCGACCGTCCCGACGTGCGGATCCTCCACGGCGACTGGCGGTGCATCGAGGCCTACGGACCCTACGACCTCCTCGTCCTGGACGGCGGCGGCACCGGTAAGACCCCCGACGACACCCCGGGCGACCCGGCCCGCCTCCTCACCCCGGGCGGCAGAATCGTGATCGACGACTTCACTCCCGCGTCGGACTGGCCGCCCCGGCACGGCGGTTCCGTGGATCGCCCCCGCGTCTTCTGGCTGGAGCATCCCGCCCTGGACACGGTCGAACTGCCCCTGGCCGAGGACCTGGCCACGCTGGTGGGGACGCGGCGCCGGGCAGTAGGGACGATCAGCGCACCGCAACCCTTTGCAGCAGGCCCCACGTGA
- a CDS encoding FkbM family methyltransferase encodes MTGPARTWAARVAPLLPTRLVAAAARAVYPRFEPELARLADLCPADCRTAVDVGGWYGPWTRRLAGRARRVVTVEPVPHLARLLTVAAPANVQVVQAAATDRPGTARLWLPPGDEGDRGVSSLVRRDIHGRAVDVRCVTLDELDLKDVGFIKIDVDGSELAVLRGATGILARDRPALFVELESRIQPIAPVVTYLSLLGYDGWVLPRTTWVPLSGFPLEAHQATASYVVNQGLLRRVLPFLRRPRYINSVLFLPDGRRPGVSAVGDDGGHALRKAGG; translated from the coding sequence ATGACCGGACCGGCTCGTACCTGGGCTGCCCGAGTGGCCCCCCTTCTGCCCACCCGGCTGGTCGCGGCGGCCGCCCGAGCCGTGTACCCGCGCTTCGAACCGGAGCTGGCGCGCCTTGCCGACCTGTGTCCGGCGGACTGCCGGACGGCGGTGGACGTGGGCGGCTGGTACGGGCCGTGGACACGGCGGCTGGCCGGGCGGGCGCGGCGGGTGGTGACCGTCGAGCCGGTACCCCATCTGGCCCGGCTGCTGACCGTGGCGGCCCCGGCGAACGTCCAGGTCGTACAGGCCGCCGCCACGGACCGGCCGGGCACCGCCCGGCTGTGGCTGCCACCCGGCGACGAGGGCGACCGGGGGGTGTCCTCCCTGGTCCGGCGGGACATCCACGGCCGGGCGGTGGACGTCCGCTGCGTCACGCTGGACGAACTGGACCTCAAGGACGTCGGCTTCATCAAGATCGACGTGGACGGCAGCGAGCTGGCGGTGCTGCGCGGCGCCACGGGAATCCTCGCGCGCGACCGGCCCGCGCTCTTCGTCGAACTGGAGTCCCGGATCCAGCCGATCGCCCCGGTGGTGACGTACTTGTCCCTCCTCGGCTACGACGGCTGGGTGCTGCCCCGCACCACCTGGGTCCCGCTGTCCGGCTTCCCCCTGGAAGCCCACCAGGCGACGGCGTCGTACGTCGTCAACCAGGGTCTCCTCCGTCGTGTCCTGCCCTTCCTCCGCCGCCCGCGGTACATCAACTCGGTCCTCTTCCTGCCGGACGGGCGCCGTCCCGGTGTCAGTGCTGTAGGGGACGATGGGGGGCATGCCCTCCGGAAAGCAGGCGGCTAG
- a CDS encoding Trm112 family protein, whose amino-acid sequence MNPDDPLLQILACPLDKGPLHLVPPDEALYNPRLRRRYPIVDGIPQLLPASGEQVTDDEHEDLLKRMTP is encoded by the coding sequence ATGAACCCCGACGACCCGCTGCTGCAGATCCTGGCCTGCCCGCTCGACAAGGGCCCTCTGCATCTCGTACCGCCGGACGAGGCCCTGTACAACCCGCGGCTGCGCCGTCGCTATCCGATCGTCGACGGCATCCCGCAGTTGCTGCCCGCCTCCGGCGAGCAGGTGACGGACGACGAGCACGAAGACTTACTGAAACGGATGACTCCATGA
- a CDS encoding class I SAM-dependent methyltransferase — protein MNTSAPPRRGGLRDFYEDPAVPVASGTPRSLRQARMLATALGAPGKTRRTVLDIGCGDGTAAATAAPLLTGHTIVGVDWSQDALKRARTRLPYAVRGELTGPGLPFGSASVDAVLFSEVVEHLVDPDAALDEIRRILRPGGHLMLSTPNLAAWYNRGLLLAGVQPVFSEVSLRAIHGRPGREVVGHLRLYTARALREFVAAAGFEVVRLEGAPFHGVPRPLRALDRLACARPSLASILLLHARKT, from the coding sequence GTGAACACCAGCGCACCCCCGCGCCGCGGCGGCCTCAGAGACTTCTACGAGGACCCCGCCGTTCCCGTCGCCTCCGGCACCCCCCGCTCGCTGCGCCAGGCCCGCATGCTGGCCACGGCCCTCGGAGCGCCCGGAAAGACCCGGCGCACCGTCCTCGACATCGGCTGCGGCGACGGCACCGCGGCCGCCACGGCGGCTCCGCTCCTCACCGGCCACACGATCGTCGGCGTCGACTGGTCCCAGGACGCCCTGAAACGCGCCCGCACCCGACTGCCGTACGCCGTCCGGGGCGAACTCACCGGCCCCGGGCTGCCGTTCGGGTCGGCGTCCGTCGACGCCGTGCTGTTCAGCGAGGTCGTCGAGCATCTCGTCGACCCGGACGCCGCGCTCGACGAGATCCGCCGCATCCTGCGCCCGGGAGGTCATCTCATGCTGTCCACACCGAACTTGGCCGCCTGGTACAACCGCGGACTGCTGCTGGCCGGCGTCCAGCCGGTGTTCTCGGAGGTGAGCCTGCGGGCGATCCACGGCAGGCCGGGACGGGAGGTCGTAGGGCATCTGCGGCTGTACACGGCCCGTGCGCTGCGGGAGTTCGTCGCGGCGGCAGGTTTCGAGGTCGTACGACTGGAGGGGGCGCCCTTCCACGGTGTGCCGCGTCCGCTGCGCGCACTGGACCGGCTGGCGTGTGCCAGACCGTCGCTCGCGTCGATCCTGCTGCTGCACGCGCGCAAGACCTAG